The Rickettsiales bacterium DNA window ATCAAGTGCAAAATTAAAAATTTGTTTGCAGAAATTATTTTTTACTTTTGAACCATCTGCTTTTATTTCGGCAATAGTATGAGATAAAATATCTTCTCTATTTTCAAAGGAATCAAAGCTATCAATGTTAAGGCTATACAAAGCTTGCACAACAGCAAGCCTAGAATTTGATTTTGGATTACTCATAGTTTTTTAATTACAAAATTTCTTTTTTAATTCTATCATTTCTAAACAAACATTAGCTGCAAATGCTCCTTTGTTTTTCTTTTTTCTATCTGCACGCTCCCAAGCTTGAGAAAAATTTTCACAAGTTATAATACCATAACCTATACATAAATTTTTTTCTAATGCCAATTTATTCAAGCCGCCAGCACTTTCCAAGCAAACATAGTCATAATGTGTGGTTTCACCTCTTATAACACAA harbors:
- the ribH gene encoding 6,7-dimethyl-8-ribityllumazine synthase, translated to MDKKILIVEARFYADLADELSQGAIEILEKNNISYEKISISGAFEIPAAINFASQKNIYDGFIALGCVIRGETTHYDYVCLESAGGLNKLALEKNLCIGYGIITCENFSQAWERADRKKKNKGAFAANVCLEMIELKKKFCN